The following coding sequences lie in one Micromonospora sp. R77 genomic window:
- a CDS encoding MoaD/ThiS family protein encodes MQLTVRYFAGARAAAGRSEETASAGRSLDELLDELTERHGDRLATVLKAASFLVDGLACHDRQAPLPAGTTVDVLPPFAGG; translated from the coding sequence CACCGTCCGCTACTTCGCCGGTGCCCGCGCCGCCGCCGGCCGGTCCGAGGAGACCGCATCCGCCGGGCGATCCCTGGACGAACTCCTCGACGAACTCACCGAGCGGCACGGTGACCGACTCGCCACCGTACTGAAGGCGGCGAGTTTCCTGGTCGACGGCCTGGCCTGCCATGATCGTCAGGCACCGCTGCCGGCCGGGACGACGGTGGACGTACTGCCCCCGTTCGCCGGGGGCTGA